A single window of Halotalea alkalilenta DNA harbors:
- a CDS encoding ABC transporter permease translates to MAETPVNLTRSERLARYWVGWHSAVVLCFLIAPILVVLPLSFNAGSYFSYPMAGFSWQWYETALTSPVWQRAFLNSLGIGLASTLIATGLGTLAALGLSRAAFPLRGLIMPLLISPMIIPIVVVAAGFYYVFAPIGLVNSHLGVILAHTALGTPFVVITVTAALLSFDQNLLRAAASLGGNPWTCFRRITLPLISPAVVTGAVFAFATSFDEVIVVLFIGGQEQITVPRQMWNGLRDQINPAILAVATLLVLFAVALFASLNWLRMRSRKAFGQSSQ, encoded by the coding sequence ATGGCCGAGACGCCGGTCAATCTCACCCGCAGTGAACGCTTGGCACGCTACTGGGTTGGGTGGCATAGCGCCGTTGTGCTGTGTTTCCTGATCGCTCCCATCCTGGTGGTGTTGCCGCTGTCATTCAATGCAGGCTCCTACTTCTCCTATCCCATGGCCGGGTTCTCCTGGCAGTGGTACGAAACCGCCCTGACCAGTCCCGTCTGGCAGCGCGCCTTTCTCAATAGCCTGGGTATTGGTCTAGCCTCCACGCTCATCGCCACCGGGCTCGGCACCCTCGCCGCTTTGGGCCTCAGTCGTGCGGCCTTCCCTCTGCGCGGACTGATCATGCCGCTGCTGATTTCGCCGATGATCATTCCCATCGTGGTGGTCGCCGCGGGGTTCTACTATGTCTTTGCGCCCATCGGGCTGGTCAACTCACACCTCGGGGTGATCCTCGCCCATACCGCGCTTGGTACGCCATTCGTGGTGATTACCGTGACCGCGGCGCTTTTGTCGTTCGACCAAAACCTGCTGCGTGCCGCCGCCAGCCTGGGCGGCAATCCCTGGACGTGCTTTCGGCGTATCACCCTGCCGCTGATCAGTCCGGCGGTGGTAACCGGTGCGGTGTTCGCCTTCGCTACATCGTTCGATGAAGTGATCGTGGTGCTGTTCATCGGCGGGCAAGAGCAGATCACCGTACCGCGGCAGATGTGGAATGGCCTGCGCGACCAGATCAATCCAGCGATCCTCGCAGTGGCTACTCTGCTGGTGCTATTCGCGGTGGCGCTGTTCGCCAGCCTCAACTGGCTGCGCATGCGCAGCCGCAAGGCGTTCGGCCAGTCATCCCAGTGA